In the Flagellimonas sp. MMG031 genome, one interval contains:
- the deoD gene encoding purine-nucleoside phosphorylase translates to MSIHIEAKKGEIAETVLMPGDPLRAKWIAETFLEDSFCYNQIRGMLGYTGFFNGQRISVQGSGMGMPSAMIYLHELIKDYGVKKVIRVGSAGSYQKDIQLNDVVLAMTASTTSGINNSRFINSDYSPTANFDLFIKAVNYAQKHGIPIKAGNVLSSDEFYEDDPKAYEHWAKYGVLCVEMEAAGIYTIAAKYNVKALTILTISDSLITGEQLLAEARETSFQQMVEIALAAAMP, encoded by the coding sequence ATGAGCATACACATTGAGGCCAAAAAAGGAGAAATAGCAGAAACGGTTCTAATGCCCGGTGACCCATTGCGTGCAAAATGGATTGCCGAAACCTTTCTCGAAGACTCCTTTTGTTACAACCAGATCAGGGGAATGTTGGGCTATACCGGCTTCTTTAACGGTCAACGAATTTCTGTTCAGGGCAGTGGTATGGGCATGCCTTCGGCCATGATCTATCTACATGAACTCATCAAGGACTACGGCGTAAAGAAGGTGATCAGGGTAGGTTCGGCCGGTTCCTATCAAAAAGACATTCAACTCAACGATGTTGTGCTGGCCATGACTGCATCGACCACATCGGGCATCAATAATTCGAGATTTATCAATTCGGACTACTCCCCTACCGCCAACTTTGATCTGTTCATCAAAGCGGTAAATTATGCCCAAAAACACGGCATTCCCATAAAGGCAGGCAATGTGCTCTCTTCGGATGAATTTTATGAGGACGACCCAAAGGCCTACGAGCATTGGGCAAAGTACGGGGTTCTTTGTGTGGAAATGGAAGCTGCGGGCATTTATACCATTGCTGCAAAATATAACGTAAAAGCGTTGACCATATTAACCATTTCCGATTCCTTGATTACCGGGGAACAGCTGTTGGCCGAGGCCCGGGAAACTTCATTCCAGCAAATGGTGGAAATCGCTTTGGCCGCCGCAATGCCATAA
- the deoC gene encoding deoxyribose-phosphate aldolase, which translates to MGLEKYIDHTNLKPTASHQDIVALCKEAIINDFYAVCVNGCHVATAHETLKGTLVKVAAVIGFPLGAMSTKAKVCEAMDCIENGADEIDMVINVGWIKSERFDAVRDEIKAIKKAIGPKILKVIIETCYLTEAEKERACLLAVDAKADFVKTSTGFGNGGATLADVQLMKRVVADQLKIKASGGIKTKEEALKYIALGVSRIGTSSGPELIK; encoded by the coding sequence ATGGGCCTAGAAAAATACATTGACCACACCAATCTAAAACCTACCGCAAGCCATCAGGATATCGTTGCGCTATGCAAGGAAGCCATTATAAATGACTTTTATGCTGTTTGCGTAAATGGGTGCCATGTGGCCACGGCTCACGAAACGCTTAAAGGAACTCTTGTAAAAGTGGCCGCGGTAATCGGTTTTCCACTAGGCGCCATGTCCACCAAGGCCAAAGTGTGCGAAGCCATGGATTGTATTGAGAACGGTGCGGATGAAATTGATATGGTCATTAATGTTGGATGGATAAAGTCGGAACGCTTTGATGCCGTCCGCGATGAAATCAAGGCCATCAAAAAAGCTATTGGACCCAAAATTTTAAAGGTGATCATTGAAACCTGCTACCTTACCGAAGCCGAAAAAGAGCGGGCTTGCCTACTGGCCGTTGATGCAAAAGCCGATTTTGTGAAGACCTCCACGGGCTTTGGCAACGGGGGAGCCACTTTGGCGGATGTGCAATTAATGAAGCGCGTGGTAGCGGACCAACTTAAGATCAAAGCCTCCGGTGGTATAAAAACCAAGGAAGAAGCCCTGAAATATATAGCCCTTGGCGTATCGAGAATAGGCACATCTTCTGGCCCGGAATTAATCAAATAG
- a CDS encoding mechanosensitive ion channel domain-containing protein has product MDKDLGRLLYNYLLEQGMADGLAAYINLFVLVLVVLVLVFFLDILLWKILRAVSVRLARKSKNNFDNFLVAHRVPRYVAHVIPLFILLRFVPVAFEDFDYAEVIALKTIKILFVFLTLVIFRKFFKSVNSYLKTLTQFKDKPIDSYVQVFMIFAWIIGILTIFAIVTDTTVWKFFTALGAASAVVLLIFKDSILGLVASIQVTINDMVRIGDWITFEKYGADGDVVEISLATVKVRNFDMTITTIPTYALISDSFKNWRGMQVSGGRRIKRSLIIRQKSIRFLTEEEVERLKKIQLIEAYITTRSEQIRSHNQDNQINKELLVNGRNLTNFGVFRKYVTNYLEGHSAINKKMTLMVRQLQPTPQGIPLEIYAFSSDKRWENYEYVMADIFDHLLAALPYFSLELFELPVSAAYIPTTDD; this is encoded by the coding sequence ATGGACAAGGATTTAGGTCGTTTGCTTTACAACTACTTACTGGAACAGGGCATGGCCGATGGTTTGGCGGCATACATCAATCTTTTTGTGCTGGTATTGGTGGTCTTGGTGCTGGTATTTTTCTTGGATATCCTCCTTTGGAAGATTTTGCGTGCTGTTTCCGTGCGCCTAGCCCGAAAATCCAAGAACAATTTTGATAATTTTTTAGTGGCACACCGGGTGCCACGTTATGTGGCCCATGTGATTCCCTTGTTCATTTTGTTGAGGTTTGTACCAGTAGCTTTTGAAGATTTTGATTATGCAGAGGTGATTGCCCTTAAGACAATCAAGATTTTGTTTGTCTTTTTGACCCTCGTCATTTTTCGCAAATTCTTCAAAAGTGTCAACAGTTATCTAAAAACCCTCACCCAATTTAAGGATAAGCCGATTGATAGCTATGTGCAGGTTTTCATGATTTTCGCTTGGATCATTGGGATTCTGACGATTTTCGCTATAGTGACGGATACCACGGTCTGGAAATTTTTCACGGCCTTGGGTGCAGCCTCCGCTGTGGTATTGTTGATTTTTAAGGATTCCATTTTAGGATTGGTAGCGAGCATACAGGTCACCATAAACGACATGGTTAGGATAGGGGATTGGATCACTTTTGAAAAATATGGGGCGGACGGGGACGTTGTGGAAATTAGTTTGGCGACCGTGAAAGTTCGGAACTTTGATATGACCATTACCACAATCCCGACCTATGCATTGATTTCCGATTCCTTTAAAAACTGGAGGGGGATGCAGGTATCCGGAGGAAGAAGAATCAAACGCTCGTTGATCATTCGGCAGAAAAGTATCCGTTTTCTCACGGAAGAAGAAGTGGAGCGTTTGAAAAAAATTCAATTGATCGAAGCATATATCACCACTAGGAGCGAGCAGATCAGGTCGCACAATCAGGATAACCAGATAAATAAAGAGTTATTGGTCAATGGTAGGAACCTTACCAATTTTGGGGTGTTCCGAAAGTATGTGACCAATTATCTGGAGGGTCATTCTGCCATCAATAAAAAAATGACCCTAATGGTACGCCAATTGCAACCAACACCACAGGGGATTCCCTTAGAGATTTATGCATTTAGTTCGGATAAGCGATGGGAGAATTATGAGTATGTAATGGCGGATATTTTTGACCATCTGCTGGCGGCATTGCCTTATTTTTCCTTGGAGCTTTTTGAGCTTCCCGTGTCGGCAGCATACATCCCCACCACTGACGATTAG